ACGGTCAATCTTCAGGGTGCTCACCGGCAGCGTCCGCAGCAGTCCCATGCCACTGAACCCGGTGCCGAAGTCGTCGATGGCGATGTCGATCCCGAGGTCGGTGAGGGCGCTCAGGGTGGCGCGGGTGCTCGCCACATCTCTGATGAGCATGCTTTCGGTGATCTCCAGCCCGAGCGCCATACCGCTGAGGCCGAACTTGCCGACCGTTCGGCTCACGACGTTCACCAGGTCCTGGGCCACCAACTGGGCCGGGGAAACGTTGACGCGCAACATGATGTCGAGGCCGACGCCCTGGGACCGCCACTGCGACAGGTCGGCGCAGGCCGCGTTGAGCACCCACTTGCCCAATTCGCCGGCCAGATTCAGCGATTCGGCGATCGGGATGAACACTTCGGGCAGCAAGAGCCCCAGGGTCGGGTGTTGCCAGCGGGCCAGCGCCTCGACCGCGAGGATCTTGCCGGTCAGCATGTCGATCTCCGGCAGGTAGAGAACGGTCAGCGCATCGGTCTCGATCGCGCCCGGTAGGTGCAACTCGATGTCGGCGCGAATCTTGCGGCGGTTGACCACGTCGGTGGAGATGACGCCGATGCGTTGTGCGCCAGTGCCTTTGGTGCACTGCAGTGCATCATCGGCGTGCCGGAGCAGGTCCAGGCTGGTGTCCTTTCCGGGGGTGCCGGTCGCCACGCCGACGCTCACCGTGCGGTTGACGATTTCACCTCCGATGACAACGTGATCGGTCAGCCGAGAGCTGAGCCGCTCGGCCAGGCGCCTCGCCTCGGCGAGGTCGGTCGCCGCCGCCGGCACGACGACGAATTCGTCGCCGCCGATCCGGGCGATGAGGCCCTGTCCTTTGATCGCTGCGCTGGTTTCGGTTGCGAAGTCGCGAATGAACGCATCGCCGGCCTCGTGTCCGAGATAGTCGTTGATCGCCTTGAGGCGGTCGAGGTTGAAGACCAGCACCGTCACCGGCCCGGCCCGGCCCGCGGTCAGGCGCTCGTCGAGGTGGGATACCAGGGCGCGCCGGTTCGGCAGGGCGGTCAGGTCGTCGTGGCTGGCCTGGTAGCTCAACTGGTCCTCGATGCTGATCCGGGCCTGTACCTGGGCCAACATGGTGGCCACCACGGTCAGCGCGTTGATCTCGTCCTCGTTCCAGCTGCGGTCGCCGTATTTGACGAAACCCAGCGTTCCGGTGGTGACATTGCCGGACAGCAGGGGGATTGAGGCCAACGAGATGGCCGGGATGCCGCTCGCTTCGGAGATGGTCTGCTGGTATTTCTCGTCCTGGGATTCCGGACGCAGGATGACCGGTTCCTTGGCGTGCTCGGCGAGTGCGAACACGGGGTCGGCCTCGGCGAAATAGATGGTGTGCAACGGGTCGGGGTCCGGAACGTCCGGCCGCGGCGGCCATTCGGCCACCAGCACGGTGGCGCGGATGTTGTGGTCGTTGTGCCGCAGAAAGCTGACGTCGACGTCGAGGTATCGAACCAGCTCAGCGAGAACCTCCGTGCTATTCGCCACGGCGGTGCTGCTGGTGGCGCCCAAAAGCTTGGTGGCCACCGTCGTGATGATGGCATGCAAGCTGGTCGCGGGGGTCTGACTGTGCATGAGGCGAGTCTCGAGCTGGTTTGCTGAAAGCGGTTCCATGCGAACCCTAACAGCACGTTCATACAGGCCGGTGACATTTCGCATATCTGCCCGGTGATTCGCTGTGTGGCCAGGTTGCGCTTTGCGGATAGGCTCCGCCGTCGGGAACCAGGTGCTGAAGTGTGTTGCGCAACAGCGCAATCAGGCCCGGGCGCGCGGGCTTTCCCGAGGTTCAGCGCAGCATGGTCGCCACGATGCCCGCCAGGTAGCCGAGGCGGGCGACTTCCGATGGGCGGAACTCCGGGCCCGGCCGGCCGAGCACGACCGCGGTGTGTTTGTCGCCCAGCGGGGCCGCGACCATGGTGGTGTCCATATCGCGCCAGGCCTGCGGCACCCATTCGGCGCTGCCGTCGAGCGTCAGCGCGTGTTCGATCGGCAACCAGGGTGCCGAATCGGCCCGCGTTTCCGGTGCGCCGGTGCTGCCGGCCAGCCGCTGCACCCTGCCCTGCGTATCGCGCAGCACCGTGCACCAGCCCACCCGCAGGATCCGGGGTGCCTGGTCCGCCAGGACCTGCAGTTTGGACGCGTTGTCGCGGGCGGCGGAGACGAGGTCCAGCAGCTCCAGCTCGCGGTGCGCCTCGAGCAGGCCGGTGTGCGGGCGCACGCTGTCCACGCGGACTCCGGGCAGCGATTCGGCGGCGGTGATCAGCGTGTCCGGCATCGCTCCCGGGGGGAGTTCGATCACC
This genomic stretch from Mycobacterium paragordonae harbors:
- a CDS encoding bifunctional diguanylate cyclase/phosphodiesterase, translating into MHSQTPATSLHAIITTVATKLLGATSSTAVANSTEVLAELVRYLDVDVSFLRHNDHNIRATVLVAEWPPRPDVPDPDPLHTIYFAEADPVFALAEHAKEPVILRPESQDEKYQQTISEASGIPAISLASIPLLSGNVTTGTLGFVKYGDRSWNEDEINALTVVATMLAQVQARISIEDQLSYQASHDDLTALPNRRALVSHLDERLTAGRAGPVTVLVFNLDRLKAINDYLGHEAGDAFIRDFATETSAAIKGQGLIARIGGDEFVVVPAAATDLAEARRLAERLSSRLTDHVVIGGEIVNRTVSVGVATGTPGKDTSLDLLRHADDALQCTKGTGAQRIGVISTDVVNRRKIRADIELHLPGAIETDALTVLYLPEIDMLTGKILAVEALARWQHPTLGLLLPEVFIPIAESLNLAGELGKWVLNAACADLSQWRSQGVGLDIMLRVNVSPAQLVAQDLVNVVSRTVGKFGLSGMALGLEITESMLIRDVASTRATLSALTDLGIDIAIDDFGTGFSGMGLLRTLPVSTLKIDRGFVRDLDVSADDLAIVRAVMGLAEALDLNVVAEGVESEGAARTLLKEGCVRAQGFLFCRPLSAAAIRELLAIGTIETGLR
- a CDS encoding amino acid-binding protein, with the protein product MPSYLLRIELVDRPGSLGSLAVALGSVGADILSLDVVERAAGYAIDDLVIELPPGAMPDTLITAAESLPGVRVDSVRPHTGLLEAHRELELLDLVSAARDNASKLQVLADQAPRILRVGWCTVLRDTQGRVQRLAGSTGAPETRADSAPWLPIEHALTLDGSAEWVPQAWRDMDTTMVAAPLGDKHTAVVLGRPGPEFRPSEVARLGYLAGIVATMLR